The window AGCTTCCGCACAGTATTTCAGACCTATTTCCAGTGTTTTGTCACAATTTAGAGGAGGAACTACAAATTCTGCCCCAAAATCATCCAGAAAGGATTTAGCAATTATATAAGTGTTTCCCAGATGTGGAAATGTAAAAACCATTATCACGCCTCCTTACAATCATATCTATAAACGCCTCAAGTCTGGTTAAAAATCCGGCTTCTGCAGAATGCTCGTCCAGTACCAGTTTCATAAAAGGTATATCGCTTTCCTTTCTAATTTTGTTTTCAACAAGCTCATCTACAAAGCTGTCTACCCCACAGCCAAAAGATGTAAGTGCCAAAATACCGTCTATTCTGCCGCTCTTGATTAACTGTATGGCACCACCGTATGCCCTTGTGCCGTAATCCCAGAAGAATTGCTTATCCAATTCCTTACAGCTGTCTTTAGATACCAGATAATCCAGCATATCAAGCGTCACCACTTCTGCACCATATTTGTTCAGCTTTTTCGAAAGTTCCATATTGAGAAAGGTATCATAAACAGTGTAGCTGTGACCTATTATTGCAATAGTCAATTTATTCTTTTCCAGAGTTGAACCAAACTCCGTATCAGCAAATTTCAAGGCTCTTCTTTTGCCTTTATATTCATTTAAAGCATCCTTGTAAGCACTGCTTATTTTCTTCCTGTCCCCAGTCAAAAACTCCCCTGTGTAAAGAGCCGCATGCCATGAGTTTTTGGGAGAATCCCTTAAGTTTATTTCAGTATCGATTATTTTCGGAAGTTCTTTTACTGAATTACGTACCATGTCAGTTACTCCGCAAACTTCGGGACATATATACTGCTTCTTTGCAACACTGGTAAATCTTGGCATAAATATATAATCAACTTTGCCTATCAATTCCATTACGTGACCAAAATATGCCTTAATAGGAATACATGCTTCTGAAACACATGTATTTGAACCATTTGTCAGTATTTTTTTGTTGGTAGTATCAGAAACTATTACTTCTGCATCCAGGTTGCGAAAAAATGTTTCCCATAGTGTTGAATATTTGAAATAATATAATCCTTTTGGTATACCCACTCTTTTCATAAAAAAACCACCTCAATACAATTATTGACGTGGTTTAATTCTGTTATACAGGGATTGTTTTTTCTTCCCGTTTATTATTATCTTATTTCGATATTGCATTTGTATACGTCCAGTTTTCAATAGCTTTTCCGATAGAATTACCTATTTTAACCTGATTATTGTAATCCGCAAGCCATTCATACTCGGCAGGATTGGACATAAACCCTCCCTCAATAAGAATTGCAGGAGCTTGAGTAACAGTGCACACTGACAGGCTCTGCCATCTGTAGCCGTCGTCCTTCCTTTTGAGGTCAGTTATCAACTGGTCTTTTATATATCCTGCGGCTGCCTTTGAGCTGTCTTTCGAATACAGCACCAGCAAGCCCGTATGCTTTGTATAGTCAGCGGTTACATCCATTGAGTTATTATGGATTGAAACGGCAATATCAGGCTTTTCTTTCCTTATAAGATTAGCTCTGTCATTAAGGCTGACAGTCTTATCCGAAGTCCTTGTCATAACAACTGTTGCACCAAGAGATTGCAGATATTTTCGGGCATTTAGAGTTATTGAGAGATTTATCTGTTTTTCATATAGTCCGTATTTACCTATTGGCCCCGTGGCACCTGATTCCGAACCTCCATGTCCTGCATCAAGTAATACCTTTAAGCCCGTTAACGGTTTTGAGCCCATCCCTGAAATTCTAGGGGAGTTTTTAACGGAAAACACAAAGGAGCCATTTTTGTATTCTGCATAATAACCATAAAAAGTATTGGCTGATTTCAGCACAAAAGTATATTGTGCTCCACCGGAAACAGCCTTGTACTTAACAGAGGAAAAGGGTGCATCGGATGGTATTGATTTATTAACATTCATCCCTGACGTATTGTACAGAGTCAATGTAAAAGAGTTTGACTCAGCCGCCACACCAAACACCGTATTTACAGGCATCTTAAAGTTAACATCAATATAGCTTCCGTTTGAATTTACAGATATTGCTGAAATTTTGTTGGCCGTAAGTGCCTTATCGTTTACAACTTTTACATTACTTGTTGCTGTCCAGGCTCCGCTCTTTAAAAGGTAAAAACCGTTTTGCTGACCTACTATATGGTCTGTCGCACCATTTATCAACGGTGTTATTCTTGAATAACCCGTTGACGGTCCTGAACGAGCTACAACTTCTGCATCTTTTGTACTGACAACAGCATATTTATAGTATCTTGACGATTGTATACTTATTGTGTTGCGTTGCTTTGAGGTAATTTTTTTACCTTTGTATTCCATTACAAAAATCGGATTTCCAAGGCTTAAAATACGCTCTTTACCGGAGACTCCCGGCATAGTAAAGGTTCCTGAATATTTTGCAGGTGTCAGAGTTCCTTTGTTTGCGTCAACTGTAGCTGTCTGTTTCAACTCTGCCTTATAGCCTCCCATTTCAACCCATACCTTTGAACCTGAAGGAGCCTGACAGGAAAATACAATCTTTTGTCCTGTCTGCATAGTCATACTCTGCGTAGGAGAAAAGTAACCGTTTCTGAATTCAACCTTTGACATCTTGTACGTGCTTGAGGTTGTTTTCCCATTGCGTGTTATATTTAATACAGTTTGCTTACCTTTATGGGTAAATACAAATTTGTTTTCTCCGACTTTCAAATCAACATATACAGTAAAATAACCGTTACCTGAAACCTGAATTTTATTGCCATTAAGATATATTGGCTCTTTAGGGTCACCGCCACCCAAAATACTTATCTTTGACGCTGAAGTCTTATAACCGTTAGAAGGAGAAACTATATAAAGCTGTCTGTCCTCCGGTACGCCACTGCCGGGGTCTTTGCCGGATACAAATATTCCTCTGAGCTTGTCCTTTATACCAAGTGTATTATCTCTCAATTTTGCATATCCATAGAATATACTTCCGGCTACGGCATTGCTCTTCCTGTTATATGCAATTTGCTTTGGAATTTGCAAAGGATCAAGCCAGTCATTTGACTGTGTAGTATCATTTATTTTGTACGCTGCATGACCAACATACAGCTTCACTTTTGTACCGCTGCAAACATTTTTCCACCAGTTTACCAAAACAGAATAATCTGCAATTTTAAATCCCATATTCCAATAAATCTGAGGTGCTATGTAATCAATATATGCTTCCCTTACCCACTTTTTAGAATCAGCATAGTGATCATAATATGTTGATATACCGCCCTGTGTACTTGAACCTTCTATATTCCTGTCCTTGTTAGACCATATTGCAAATGGGCTTATACCGAACTGAACCTTGTTTTTTATATTTTTTACTGTATCATAGGTATTTTTAACAAGAGTGTTTATGTTATTGCGTCTCCAGTCATCCTTGTTTTTAAAATTACCCTTATATTTTGCAAAAGAGGCCGAATCGTTAAAATCAACACCCTTAGTTTCCGATTTAGAAGGATAGAAATAATCATCAAAATGTATACCGTCAACATCATAATTTTTAACTATTTCGGCAACCCCATCAGTTATCAGCTTTATAGCAGCCGGATTCCCCGGATCAAGATACAACTGCCCTGTAGGAGCCGCAACAACTGCGTCAGGTATTTTTCTGGCAGGATGATTAGCTGAAAGTACACTTACATTTTTGTCAGGTTTAGCCGTTGTCCCCATTGTAAGTCTCAGTGGATTAAGCCACGCATGAACCTGTATGCCTTCCTTATGTGCCTGTTTTATTATGTATGCCAAAGGGTCAAAACCACCATCATTTTCTTTCCCCTGTTGTCCCGTTAAGTATTTTGACCACGGGAAAATAGATGATTTATAAAGGGCATCCCCTGTAGGCCTTACTTGAAAAAAGATAGCATTAAGTCCCATATATTTGGTATTACTTATTATTTCATCCAATTCCTTTTTTTGTTTGTCGGCACTGATACCCGGCTTTGACGGGAAATCTATATTTGCAACTGATGCAATCCATACTCCCCGTAAATCCTCATTTTTAGATACCGTTTGTGCATTGGAGATATTTCCTTCGTAAGTTTTATCTGCAAACAGCCTGTAGCCGGCGATTGGCAGAATCGTTAGAAATACCAGCAAAATACATACTGCCACGATTTTTTTATTCATTTTAACCCCCAAAAACCCCCAATAGTTTAGAAATAACCAAAAATAAAACAATATTCTATATATTTCATATAATAAATATATAGCATTTATAGCAACATTAACAACAAGTGTACCAAAATTTAATATTCTTTTAATACTAAATAATTCTAAAAAAAATTGTATTTATCTTAAAGTTAATTTAAGGGACTTTTTGGGGCATACTTCCTCACACTTTCCGCACAAAATACATTCAACATTGTCAATTCTTTTTTTATTACTGCTTACGATTTTGCTGACTTGTATACTCATAGGACAATTGCTGTCACATTTTTTACAATTTACACATGACGATGAATCAATTTTTACATGTAAAGACGGATATCCTAGTCTGTTTTTAATTTTGCTCCCCAAAACCATAAATGGTGCCATCCAACAGACTGAGTGACAAAAGGATCTTTTTCCAAAGTTCAAGGATATTACAGCAATGAATATTACTACAAAAACATATATTATACATCCGTGAAGACTTGAGGCAGAAACACCATAGTCTGTCAAAAATACAGGATTGAATTCTTTTATTCCTCCTGCTGATATGAATCCTGCTATTACAGAGGTAAGCCATGGTACCCATATAAAGTATTTAATTAATTTCTGCTTTCTACCTACAGCTTTGTTATTAATATGTACACAACAATCCTGTACAGCTCCGGCAGGACATATCCAACCGCAATAGGCTCTACCAAAAAATAATGAAAAAAGAAATAATGCTAAAAAAAACAATGCACTTCCTGAAACAATCCCTGCAAAGCTTCCCTGTACAATAAGATATGGAGAGAAATAGTTCAGTGTTACAGGAAAAAGCAGCATGGAAAAAAGCAATAATGTATTTCTTATTTTTTGACGTCTCATTTTTAACACCCCTTGTCGTTGTCTTGATTTATATGATTTTTCAATAGTTTTTCAGCTTCATCCGCCCACTCAATATATGCTTTGTATATAAATTCTCCGAACAAAACCGTCAAAAAGTAGTATAAGTGATCGTCTTCTTTCTCAATAACCTTTTCCAGATTCGTCTTATACATCTGAATCATTTTCAAATCATTTATATGGCGCTCTTTGAAATTTTCTATTCTCTCAACATTCTCCCTGTAAGAAACCATGTTCCCAAAAAAAAGCTTCAATAGTATTTCATATTTTGTGTATTCCTTTGCTCCCGGTACACTAAGCCACTCCTTCAAAACCTCCCGGCCTTTTGCAGTAATAGAATAAACACTCTTTTCAGGGCCCTTTGAGTTTTCTCCCGTACGTTTTGTTACCATTCCGCCTTTTTCAAGCTGACTGAGGGTGGGATACAACTGGCCGTACCCAACCTCCCAAAATCTGCTTATCATATAATCAATTTTTTTCTTTAAGTCATACCCGCTGGAATCCTCGTGATTTAGTAACCCCAGTATTATAAAAGAGGTTGTATTTTCTTTCGCCATAATATCCTCCGTATGTATCAACATGATATAGTCTGATTATATCATGTTGATACAGATATAACAAGGGTTACTATAAATCACGATAAAATAAAAACCCGATTTGATTATTTGCAAAAACAAATAATCAAATCGGGTTTTCTTACTTAATAAATAATATTTTATTTATTAAGCTTTACCGTCACATCCAAGAACGTTAACAATCTTGTTCTTTACAAGACCCTTTATAGCCTCTCTAGCTGGCTTTAAATATTGTCTTGGATCGAAGTGATCAGGATGATCATTGAAATACTTTCTTATTGAACCTGTCATAGCAAGTCTCAAGTCAGAGTCGATATTTATCTTACATACTGCCATCTTAGCAGCCTGACGGAGCATATCTTCAGGAATACCTATTGCATCAGGCATTTTTCCGCCATTGCCGTTGATCATTTCAACAAACTCTGGGATAACGGATGATGCACCGTGGAGAACTATTGGGAAGTTAGGAAGTCTCTTTGAAACTTCTTCCAATACATCAAACCTCAACTGTGGCTTTGTTCCTGGTTTGAATTTGTATGCGCCATGGCTTGTACCGATTGCGATTGCCAATGAATCAACACCGGTTTTTGTAACGAATTCTTCAACTTCAGCAGGATTTGTAAATGCTGCGTCAGCCTCTGATACGTTAACTGCATCTTCGATACCTGCAAGTCTACCAAGTTCAGCTTCAACAACAACTCCTCTTGGGTGAGCATATTCAACAACCTGTTTTGCAAGTGCTATGTTATCTTCGAATGAGTGGTGTGAACCGTCTATCATAACGGAAGTAAATCCGCCGTCGATACATGATTTACAAAGCTCGAAAGTATCACCGTGGTCAAGGTGCAGACAGATTGGCAAACCTGTTTCTATAATAGCAGCCTCAACTAATTTCATAAGATAAGTATGGTTTGCATACTTTCTTGCTCCTGCTGATACTTGAAGAATAAGAGGAGCATTTACTTCTTTTGCTGCTTCAGTTATTCCTTGTACAATTTCCATGTTATTAACATTGAAAGCTCCTATTGCATAGCCGCCTTCATACGCTTTTTTAAACATTTCGGTAGAAGTTACTAATGGCATATTTATGCACTCCTTTATAAGAATAATTTTACCTTTATATTATATATTGTTTATCCAATTTTATCAGAAAACAATAAGGTAATTCTAATATTAACCAACATAAAAACTCACCGTTACTATTTTATGCAATATTATCTTTAAAATCAAGGGATATTTTGATATTTTTTTGACAAACCTAGGTAATGTATAATTGCATTTTCCAACTTGTTATGCTATATTTTAATTTGATTGCGGATTGTAATATCAGTCCTATTGAAGAAAGGTCTGGTAAGAGCAACGTATATATTAATAAATTAATATAAATATCAGGAGGTATATAAAATGACTGTTTTAAAAGGCGCCGCTATTTTTGGACAATCAGGTGGACCAACATCAGTAATTAATGCCAGTGCATGCGGAGTATTTCAGGAAGCATTAAAGCAAGATGCAATAACAGCTGTATATGGTGCAGCTCACGGTATCAAAGGTATTCTTGATGAAAAATTCTATGACATGAGCAAGGAAGATGCTTACGAGCTTGACTTATTAAAGACTACTCCTTCTTCAGCTCTTGGTTCTGTTCGTTACAAACTTAAATCAGTAGAAGAAGACGAAACAGATTACAAGAGACTTGTTGAAGTTTTCAAGAAATATGATATCAGATATTTCTTCTATAACGGTGGAAATGATTCAATGGATACTTGCAATAAGGTTAGCAAGTACATGCAGAAAGTTGGCTATGAATGCAAAGTAATGGGTGTTCCAAAGACTATAGATAATGACCTTTTCGGAACAGACCACTGCCCTGGATATTCAAGTGCAGCTAAGTATATCGCTACTTCAACTATGGAAGTTTACCATGATGCAAGAGTTTACAACACAGGTATGATTACTATACTTGAAGTTATGGGAAGAAACGCAGGTTGGTTGACAGCTGCAACTGCTCTTGCTGCTTACAAGGGTGCAGGTCCTGACTTGATATACCTCCCTGAAATTGATTTTGATATGGATCAGTTCCTTGCTGACTGTACTAGAATTTACAAAGAAAATGGAAACTGTATCGTTGCTGTTTCAGAAGGTATTAAGGACAAAAACGGTAAGTACATTTCAGAATACGGTTCAAACCTTGCTGATCAGAAAGATTCTTTCGGACATGCTCAGTTAGGCGGACTCGCTGCTACTCTGGCTGCAATTGTTAAGGAAAAGACCGGAGCAAAGGTTCGTGGAATCGAATTCAGTCTTCTTCAAAGATGTGCTGCTCACTGCGGTTCTGCAAGCGACGTAAACGAATCCTACATGTCAGGTCAAATGGCAGTAAGATATGCAGTTGAAGGTATGACAGACAAGATGGTTGGCTTTAAGAGAGCTGAAGGAAGCGAATACAAATGTGAAATTCAGTTACTCAATTTGGACGATGTTGCAAATACTGAAAAGAAGATTCCTAGAGAATGGATTAATGAAGCTGGAAATGGCTTAAAGCAAGAGTTTATTGACTATGCTTTACCATTAATTCAAGGTGAATCCACTCCTCCTAAGGAAGATGGTCTTCCTAGATTTGCAAAACTCAAAAAAGTTTTTGCAACTAAATAATAAAACTTACAATTATGACCACCCGTAAAACTGGTGGTTTGTGTTAGCTCTATAAGGGCTTATTACCGGCCAGCGTCTAAAAGACGCTGGCTTTTACTTTGCTAAAAACAACTATTGCCTGCACCGCCCCCTGCATGGCCAACCCACTATAAACATACTTGGAATATATCCAAATGAGTGAACATTTTGTATAATATAACCTATATCTACTAAGTTCTGAGATAGCGAGGAAAAATGAAAAGGAATCTGGCATTCAACAAAACAATTTTATCGGTAATCATACTCAATGTTGCTCAGGTAGCAATATTAATAGGCATAATGGTATTCCAGTATTTGAGGGATGCATCTGTTTTTATAACTTTTAACAGTGAAACCATTTCATATATAACAATTGTTTTGATTTCCTTTCTAAATACCTTTATCAATATAAAAGATATTCAACGTCTAGGGCAGATAAACTCTAAAAATGATACTCTTGTGCAAACACTGTTTCAGCTTGAGGAGCTGAACAAAACCCTGAGAGCACAGAGACACGATTTTATGAACCATCTTCAAGTGGTCTACGGACTTATTGAACTGGAAGAATTCAGTGACACAAAAGATTATATCGAAAAGGTTTATAACGATATTCAAAAGGTAAGTCGTGTCATGAGAACATCAAACCCTGCTTTTAACGCCCTGTTGCAGGCAAAAGTTCTTGCCGGAGAAAAAAGAGGGATTGAAACCAGACTAACGGTAAACTCCAGATTTGATAAAATCAAGATTCCCACTTGGGAGTTTTGCAGGGTCATAGGTAATATTATAGATAATGCCATTTATGCACTTGAAAACTCTCAAGGTAATAAATATATAGAAATTATTCTCCATGAAGACATTAAATACTACTATTTCACTATCAAAGACAATGGTTCCGGAATGCCACAGGATATTATCGACAAAATATTTGAAACAGGTTTTACAACAAAAGGCAATAAAGGTGAAGGCATGGGACTGGCTATTACAAAGGAAACCCTCCTTAATTACGGCGGAAGCATAAATGTACGAGTTGATAACGGTGAAACCATATTTGAAGGGCAAATACCAAAGTAAACTTTTGATGATGTAAACCGACATTTGTGACTATTTAATGTACTTTACGGCAATTACCCATTACTTATAGTAATTAGAACAATATAATATTACCAAAAGCATAAATAAATATGCACAAAAAGGGGGCAGTCTAATGTGGAAATATTGGATTTCATTGTACAAATAAGTTTTATACAGGGGCTTATACTGATAATAGGGGTTATACTTGTAATAGTAGAGATGTTTCATCCTGGGTTTGGCGCTCCGGGAATCACAGGTGCTATTCTGATAATCATAGGAATTATTTTTATAGCATCAACCTTCCAGCAGGCTTTGATTCTGATAGTACTTGTACTGGCAATTCTGGGAATTGCGCTTAGTATTATACTTCACTCGGCTACCAAAGGAAAATTGTCAAGGTCGTCTCTTATACTAAAGCACTCGCAGCAAAAATCAACCGGGTATATAGGTATGGAGGATCTGGAATTTTTTCTTGGCAAAGAAGGCATCAGCTACACTGTTTTGAGGCCATCCGGAGTAGTGGATTTTGATGGAGTTAAAATTGATGTAGTATCAGAGGGTTCATTTATTCCCCAAGGCAAAAAGGTAAAGGTAATAAAAGTTATCGGTAGGAGTATAGTAGTTCGTGAAATTTAGCTTTTCATTATAATGTTGCTCAAACGAAAAGGAGAGATTGTTATGAATTTAACAGGTTTTGTTATTATATTGTGTGCACTGGCACTGTTCTTTGCTTTGTTTTTCAGTCTGGTGCCCGTGGGTTTATGGATATCAGCTTTGGCTGCAAATGTAAAGGTCAGTATCTTCAACCTTATTGGTATGAAGCTTAGAAGGGTGAAGCCCTACAAGATAGTAATGCCTCTCATAAAAGCAGTCAAAGGCGGCATAGATCTCAATGTAAACCAACTGGAAGCGCATTACCTTGCAGGAGGAAATGTAGATGTTGTTGTTGATGCACTAATAGCTGCTCACAGGGCAAACATGAATCTTCCCTTTGAAAGAGCTGCTGCTATTGATTTGGCAGGCCGCAATGTACTGGAAGCAGTTAAGATGAGTGTAAACCCAAAAGTTATCGAGACCCCTAATGTTTCAGCGGTTGCAAAAGACGGTATTGAACTTCTGGCAAAGGCAAGAGTAACAGTCAGGGCCAATCTGGACAGACTCATAGGCGGTGCGGGAGAAACTACCGTCCTTGCCAGAGTCGGTGAAGGTATTGTAACAACTGTAGGTAGCTCTTTTTCCCATAAAGAGGTACTTGAAAACCCTGATAAAATATCCCAAACAGTTCTGTCAAAAGGTCTGGATGCAGGAACTGCCTTTGAAATTCTTTCAATTGATATAGCTGACGTTGATGTCGGCAGAAATATAGGCGCCCAGCTGCAAACTCTTCAAGCAGAAGCAGATAAAAACATAGCACAGGCCAAGGCTGAGGAAAGAAGAGCAATGGCTGTTGCAAAAGAACAGGAAATGAAGGCTGCTGTTCAGGAGATGAGGGCAAAGGTTGTTGAGGCGGAGGCTCTTGTACCGGATGCTATGGCTACAGCTCTCCGTGAAGGAAAGATTGGTGTAATGGATTACTACAATCTTCAGAATATGATAGCTGATACCCAGATGAGGGATGCCATTTCTAAGGCAGGTAACCCTGATGTTCCTGAAAACATTGATATAAAATCGTAGGATACCGGGAACGTTTATCAAAAGGAGTGAAGTGAAAATGGAACCAATTTACAAACTAATGTATTCAGCTCTTGGAGTTCCTATGAAATCCAGCGGCTCACAAGCCGCTGGTACACCTGTGACCGTTGAATCTGATAGTAGTAATTCACCGGAGGTTACTGAGAACCTCCAAAATGAAACTTCATCAGACTCTTTTATATCAGATAATGCTGAAAAACCTGAACCTGATGGTACGAACAGTCCTTCAGAAGATATTATAAAATCGGATGCATCAAAAAATTCCAACAAAGAAGTGAGTCTGAAAATTGACTTCAGCGATAACGGCCTGATACAGGGATTTATCATGTCGGAAATACTTGCTCCCCCAAAAGCGATGAAACGGAGAGGAAATACCCTATGGAACTCAAGGTTCTGATTGTTGATGATGATGATGGAATGAGACTTGTTCTAAAAAAGATAATTGAAAAAAACGAGGGTTTTGAGTTGGTTGGCGAGGCTAAAAGCGGAGAGACAGGCTTAGGCCTCGTTGAAGCCTTCTCCCCTCACATTGTTTTTTTGGATATTGAAATGCCCGGCATGGGAGGCATTGAGTGTGCCAAAAGAATAATGGATATTGCACCCAAAACCTTTATTATATTTGCTACTGCCTACGAAAACTATATGCCGGAAGCCTTTGAGGTATATGCATCGGATTATCTGATTAAGCCCTTTAAAATAGACAGAATACTGACTACCCTTCAACGCATAAAGGAGATATTTGTTAACAAAGAAGCTGATGCAGTTTCCCCCCCTCAAATCAACAGATACAGCCTTTCGAAGCTTATAATAAAGAGCAAGGAAGGCATCAGCTTCATTGACTGCAAGGATATAATATTTATTGAGCGTGAAAATCGGAATACGGTAATTCACACCCTGACAGAAAGCTTGACTACCTCTGAAGGCTTAAGCGAAATAGAGGAAAGGTTGGACAATTCGCACTTTTTCAGAAGCCACAAGTCTTACATTATAAATCTTTCCATGATTTACAAAATCTATCCATACGGGCGTTGGACATATACCGTCAAGTTCAAGGGCACAGACAAGGACGCTCTTCTCACACATGACAGATATGGTCAACTGGAGAAGCTCTTCAATGCATAGACTCCATTTGAAAGGTCTATCTGAATTTATCAATAAAATTAACCTCTTGACATATCCTAAAAATATTCTATACTAAAGTTATAAACTATTTTACAAGAACAAACTGTCATACAACTGGCGGACGTGGAGATTACCACAGGGAGTATGACTTTAAAAGCCGGCCGCCTGGGCATCATAACTGCTCAGGCGGCATTTGTTTTGTTGTTTCCACAAACATACAAAAAAGTGTTTCCTGGGGAGAAATTTTTCCGAGGGGGTACTAAATTATGAATTTAAACATTTCTGATTTCAAACCTGGTAAATGGCAGAGTTCCATAGACGTTCAGGACTTTATCCAGACAAACTACACTCCATACGATGGTGCCGAAAACTTTCTTTGCAGCGCCAGTTCAAAAACAAAACAGCTCTGGGATACTTGTAAGAGTCTTTTGGTTGAAGAGCATTTAAACGGCGGAATTCTTGATATCGACACAGAAACAGTAGCAAGTATAACAAGTCATAAACCCGGCTTTATTGAAGAGAAATACGAAGTAATAAAGGGGCTTCAGACCGATACACCTCTGAAAAGAGCTTTTCTTGCTAAAACCGGCTACAGAATGGCTAAACAGGCCTGCCAGCAGTTTGATACCGCACCATCACCTGACATTGATAAAATTTTCAGTAAAAGCATAAAAACTCATAATGATGGTGTTTTCAGCGCATATACTGATGAAATGCGTAAGGCAAGAAAATGCGGAGTTATAACAGGGCTTCCCGATGCATACGGCAGAGGCCGTATAATAGGCGATTACAGAAGAGTTGCCCTATATGGCACGGATTATTTAATAAATCAAAAACAAAAGGATTTGGACAGTCTCGGCGGCACTATGACCGATGTTGTTATAAGGCTTAGAGAAGAACTTCACGATCAGATTGCCGCACTTAAGGATTTGGGTATTCTGGGAAATTCTTACGGCTTTAATC of the Ruminiclostridium papyrosolvens DSM 2782 genome contains:
- the floA gene encoding flotillin-like protein FloA (flotillin-like protein involved in membrane lipid rafts), coding for MNLTGFVIILCALALFFALFFSLVPVGLWISALAANVKVSIFNLIGMKLRRVKPYKIVMPLIKAVKGGIDLNVNQLEAHYLAGGNVDVVVDALIAAHRANMNLPFERAAAIDLAGRNVLEAVKMSVNPKVIETPNVSAVAKDGIELLAKARVTVRANLDRLIGGAGETTVLARVGEGIVTTVGSSFSHKEVLENPDKISQTVLSKGLDAGTAFEILSIDIADVDVGRNIGAQLQTLQAEADKNIAQAKAEERRAMAVAKEQEMKAAVQEMRAKVVEAEALVPDAMATALREGKIGVMDYYNLQNMIADTQMRDAISKAGNPDVPENIDIKS
- a CDS encoding LytR/AlgR family response regulator transcription factor; this translates as MELKVLIVDDDDGMRLVLKKIIEKNEGFELVGEAKSGETGLGLVEAFSPHIVFLDIEMPGMGGIECAKRIMDIAPKTFIIFATAYENYMPEAFEVYASDYLIKPFKIDRILTTLQRIKEIFVNKEADAVSPPQINRYSLSKLIIKSKEGISFIDCKDIIFIERENRNTVIHTLTESLTTSEGLSEIEERLDNSHFFRSHKSYIINLSMIYKIYPYGRWTYTVKFKGTDKDALLTHDRYGQLEKLFNA
- a CDS encoding sensor histidine kinase, with protein sequence MKRNLAFNKTILSVIILNVAQVAILIGIMVFQYLRDASVFITFNSETISYITIVLISFLNTFINIKDIQRLGQINSKNDTLVQTLFQLEELNKTLRAQRHDFMNHLQVVYGLIELEEFSDTKDYIEKVYNDIQKVSRVMRTSNPAFNALLQAKVLAGEKRGIETRLTVNSRFDKIKIPTWEFCRVIGNIIDNAIYALENSQGNKYIEIILHEDIKYYYFTIKDNGSGMPQDIIDKIFETGFTTKGNKGEGMGLAITKETLLNYGGSINVRVDNGETIFEGQIPK
- a CDS encoding NfeD family protein; the encoded protein is MEILDFIVQISFIQGLILIIGVILVIVEMFHPGFGAPGITGAILIIIGIIFIASTFQQALILIVLVLAILGIALSIILHSATKGKLSRSSLILKHSQQKSTGYIGMEDLEFFLGKEGISYTVLRPSGVVDFDGVKIDVVSEGSFIPQGKKVKVIKVIGRSIVVREI